In Primulina huaijiensis isolate GDHJ02 chromosome 16, ASM1229523v2, whole genome shotgun sequence, a single genomic region encodes these proteins:
- the LOC140960840 gene encoding putative pentatricopeptide repeat-containing protein At1g10330 yields MLKVNLFSPESLLRLLKRFNICSNQVKQIQSLLITNGHLMISDRWINTLLYNNLIRTYLNLSQPHTSLLLFIHMLQHQAPPNDHTFPSVLKATVFLKNSSFASSIGCSYHAQCVKRGLLHNHFVQASFLSLFSEFGDMSSACRMFDEMPRPCIVSYNAMLAAFGKSGDMGLAVSMFLNMPERDIYSWTSVINACMRKGRFREAIAFFSKMMVDGYVICGLLRPNEATFVSILSACANLDDARALCLGKQVHGYLYRNTESNVFLGTALISFYGKTGCLNYAIKIFDWMTVKEACTWNAIICSMASNGREKQALRMFEAMKDSEFCPNEVTFVGVLSACARTKLVDLGLEMFRSMTRDFAIIPNMEHYGCVVDLLGRAGLLKEAYEFVGSMPFEADASVWGALLSACRVYGAVELGNKVGKRVLELEPQCCGRYVVLSSIFAGANRWDDAAVLRQVMVDAGIQKVPAFSMGTK; encoded by the coding sequence ATGCTTAAGGTGAACTTATTTTCACCTGAGTCTTTGCTCCGTCTGCTTAAACGCTTCAACATATGTTCAAACCAAGTTAAACAAATCCAATCCCTCTTGATTACCAATGGTCACCTAATGATATCAGACCGATGGATTAATACTCTTCTTTACAACAATCTCATCAGAACCTACCTCAATCTTTCTCAACCACACACTTCTCTCCTTCTATTCATCCACATGCTTCAGCATCAAGCCCCTCCCAATGATCACACATTTCCTTCTGTTCTCAAAGCCAcagtttttctcaaaaattcgTCTTTTGCTTCATCAATCGGCTGCTCCTATCACGCACAATGTGTCAAAAGAGGATTATTACACAACCATTTTGTTCAAGCatcttttctttctcttttctCGGAGTTTGGAGATATGAGCAGTGCCTGTAGGATGTTTGATGAGATGCCTCGACCATGTATTGTTTCTTATAATGCAATGCTTGCTGCATTTGGGAAGAGTGGGGACATGGGACTGGCTGTTTCAATGTTCTTGAACATGCCCGAGAGAGATATATATTCATGGACAAGTGTGATCAATGCATGCATGAGAAAAGGGCGTTTTAGGGAAGCAATTGCCTTTTTTAGCAAAATGATGGTCGATGGGTACGTAATTTGTGGTCTTTTACGGCCAAATGAGGCTACCTTTGTAAGCATCCTCTCTGCTTGTGCGAATTTGGATGATGCTCGTGCATTATGTTTAGGGAAGCAAGTTCATGGATACTTGTATCGGAATACGGAGTCGAATGTTTTCCTTGGAACAGCATTGATATCCTTTTATGGGAAAACAGGCTGTTTAAATTATGCTATCAAAATTTTTGATTGGATGACTGTAAAAGAGGCATGTACATGGAATGCGATTATTTGTTCTATGGCTTCAAATGGCAGGGAAAAACAGGCCTTACGTATGTTTGAGGCAATGAAAGATTCAGAATTCTGCCCAAATGAAGTTACTTTTGTTGGGGTCCTTTCAGCCTGTGCTCGAACAAAGCTCGTGGACTTGGGTCTAGAAATGTTTCGTTCTATGACACGTGATTTCGCTATTATCCCGAATATGGAACACTATGGATGTGTGGTGGATCTTTTGGGTAGAGCCGGGCTTTTAAAGGAGGCATACGAGTTTGTGGGAAGCATGCCTTTTGAGGCTGATGCGTCTGTCTGGGGAGCACTTTTGAGTGCTTGTCGAGTTTATGGGGCTGTTGAGTTGGGAAACAAAGTAGGGAAACGAGTTCTTGAGTTGGAACCGCAGTGTTGTGGACGATATGTAGTGTTGTCAAGTATATTTGCTGGGGCTAATAGATGGGACGATGCTGCTGTGTTGAGGCAAGTAATGGTGGATGCTGGAATTCAGAAAGTTCCAGCTTTTAGTATGGGGACAAAGTAA